A portion of the Streptomyces coeruleoprunus genome contains these proteins:
- a CDS encoding ADP-ribosylglycohydrolase family protein, with translation MESIAYDPAAPAAARDSAPSPRDRARGALLGLAVGDALGAPAENLRPSEIRRRWGRIEGFVSGDPAGTDDTEYAIFSGLLLARHGSALTVSHVEKAWHRWIADLDEGPFRGAGFSERGTLENLRRGLAAPISAQHRHAWSDGLAMRAAPFGVFAAGRPAEAARLVAIDGSVSHDGEGIYGGQAVAAGVAAAMTGANPASVIAAALSVVPMDSWTARSMRRAVVAAQRVEPDARVRERTVRSAVVVGGYPWTDLAPEAVGLAFGAYAVARGDFRTSVLTAVNMGRDADTTAAVAGALAGATRGASAIPPDWAAAIGPVRGSCLPSMRGHHVLEVADLLTPDDGPEPVS, from the coding sequence ATGGAGTCGATTGCATACGATCCCGCGGCCCCGGCAGCCGCCCGGGACTCCGCCCCGTCGCCGCGGGACCGCGCCCGGGGCGCCCTGCTGGGCCTGGCGGTGGGCGACGCGCTCGGGGCGCCGGCCGAGAACCTGCGTCCGTCGGAGATCCGCCGCAGGTGGGGCCGTATCGAGGGGTTCGTCTCGGGCGATCCGGCCGGGACCGACGACACCGAGTACGCGATCTTCTCCGGGCTGCTCCTGGCCCGGCACGGCTCCGCGCTGACCGTCTCACATGTCGAGAAGGCCTGGCACCGGTGGATCGCGGACCTCGACGAGGGCCCGTTCCGGGGCGCGGGCTTCAGCGAGCGGGGCACGCTGGAGAACCTGCGCCGGGGTCTCGCGGCGCCGATCTCGGCGCAGCACCGGCACGCGTGGAGCGACGGCCTCGCGATGCGGGCGGCGCCCTTCGGGGTCTTCGCGGCGGGACGCCCGGCGGAGGCGGCGCGGCTGGTCGCGATCGACGGGTCGGTGAGCCACGACGGGGAGGGCATCTACGGCGGCCAGGCCGTCGCGGCGGGTGTGGCCGCGGCCATGACGGGCGCGAACCCGGCGTCGGTGATCGCCGCGGCCCTGTCGGTGGTGCCGATGGACTCGTGGACGGCGCGTTCGATGCGCCGGGCCGTGGTCGCGGCCCAGCGCGTGGAGCCGGACGCGCGCGTGCGGGAGCGGACCGTGCGGTCGGCGGTCGTGGTCGGCGGCTATCCGTGGACGGACCTGGCGCCCGAAGCCGTGGGCCTGGCCTTCGGCGCCTACGCGGTCGCGCGGGGCGACTTCCGTACGTCGGTGCTGACGGCCGTCAACATGGGGCGGGACGCCGACACGACGGCCGCGGTCGCGGGCGCCCTGGCCGGGGCGACACGCGGTGCGTCGGCGATCCCGCCGGACTGGGCGGCGGCGATCGGCCCGGTACGCGGCAGCTGCCTCCCGTCGATGCGCGGCCACCACGTCCTGGAGGTCGCCGACCTGCTGACCCCGGACGACGGCCCGGAGCCGGTCTCGTGA
- a CDS encoding VIT1/CCC1 transporter family protein: MSIIENEATLHVAHRDNHTHRDVNGGWLRPAVFGAMDGLVSNLALMTGVAGGSVSSQTVVITGLAGLAAGAFSMAAGEYTSVASQRELVQAELDVERRELRKHPVDEMEELAALYVARGVEPPLAREVAMQLSRDPEQALEIHAREELGIDPDDLPSPLVAAASSFGSFALGALLPVLPYLLGATTLWPAVLLALVGLFACGALVARVTARSWWYSGMRQLVLGGAAAAVTYGLGAAFGAAL; this comes from the coding sequence GTGTCCATCATCGAGAACGAGGCGACGCTGCACGTCGCGCACCGGGACAACCACACGCACCGCGATGTGAACGGTGGATGGTTGCGGCCGGCGGTGTTCGGGGCGATGGACGGACTGGTCTCCAACCTGGCGCTGATGACCGGTGTGGCGGGCGGTTCCGTCTCGTCGCAGACCGTCGTCATCACGGGGCTCGCGGGCCTCGCGGCCGGTGCCTTCTCCATGGCGGCCGGCGAGTACACCTCGGTCGCGTCGCAGCGGGAGCTGGTCCAGGCGGAACTGGACGTGGAGCGCCGCGAGTTGCGCAAGCACCCGGTCGACGAGATGGAGGAGCTGGCCGCGCTGTACGTGGCGCGGGGCGTCGAGCCGCCGCTCGCCCGCGAGGTGGCCATGCAGCTGTCGCGCGATCCGGAGCAGGCGCTGGAGATCCATGCCCGCGAGGAGCTGGGCATCGACCCGGACGACCTGCCGTCGCCGCTGGTCGCCGCCGCGTCGTCGTTCGGGTCGTTCGCGCTGGGTGCGCTGCTGCCGGTGCTGCCGTATCTGCTCGGTGCGACCACGCTGTGGCCCGCGGTGCTGCTGGCACTGGTGGGGCTGTTCGCCTGTGGGGCGCTCGTGGCGCGCGTGACGGCGCGCAGCTGGTGGTACAGCGGGATGCGGCAGCTGGTGCTGGGTGGGGCCGCGGCGGCGGTGACGTACGGGTTGGGCGCGGCGTTCGGCGCGGCGCTCTGA
- the gltB gene encoding glutamate synthase large subunit, which produces MRSDAWSPMDGRPAPQGMYDPRNEHDACGVGFVATLTGVPSHELVEQALTVLRNLEHRGATGSEPDSGDGAGILLQVPDAFLREVAGFELPEAGAYAVGTGFLPEGSEATAVPQIETIAAEEGLTVLGWREVPVTPELLGATARSTMPAFRQLFVADGENSGIALDRKAFALRKRAEREAGVYFPSLSARTLVYKGMLTTGQLEPFFPDLSDRRLASAVALVHSRFSTNTFPSWPLAHPYRFVAHNGEINTVKGNRNWMRARESQLATGLFGEASLERIFPVCTPDASDSASFDEVLELLHLGGRSLPHAVLMMVPEAWENHDSMDPARRAFYQYHSTMMEPWDGPACVTFTDGVQVGAVLDRNGLRPGRYWVTDDGLVVLSSEVGVLDIDPSKVVRKGRLQPGKMFLVDTAEHRIIEDDEIKAALAAEHPYQEWLETGIIELGDLPEREHIVHTHASVTRRQQTFGYTEEELRVILAPMARTGAEPIGSMGTDSPIAALSERPRLLFDYFTQLFAQVTNPPLDAIREELVTSLHSSLGPQGNLLEPTAASCRSVTLPFPVIDNDELAKLIHINADGDMPGMTAVTLSGLYRVSGGGDALAARIEEICAEADAAIEDGARLIVLSDRHSDAEHAPIPSLLLTAAVHHHLIRTKQRTKVGLLVEAGDVREVHHVALLIGYGAAAVNPYLAMESVEDLLRAGTFIEGIEPEKAIRNLIYALGKGVLKVMSKMGISTVASYRGAQVFEAVGLDQAFVDTYFNGTASKIGGAGIDVVAKEVAARHAKAYPASGIAPAHRALEIGGEYQWRREGEPHLFDPETVFRLQHATRAKRYDIFKKYTERVNEQSERLMTLRGLFGFKSDRPSISLDEVEPVSEIVKRFSTGAMSYGSISREAHETLAIAMNQLGGKSNTGEGGEDPERLYDPARRSSIKQVASGRFGVTSEYLVNADDIQIKMAQGAKPGEGGQLPGHKVYPWVAKTRHSTPGVGLISPPPHHDIYSIEDLAQLIHDLKNANPAARIHVKLVSEVGVGTVAAGVSKAHADVVLISGHDGGTGASPLTSLKHAGGPWELGLAETQQTLLLNGLRDRIVVQTDGQLKTGRDVIIAALLGAEEFGFATAPLVVSGCVMMRVCHLDTCPVGIATQNPVLRERFSGKAEFVVNFFEFIAEEVRELLAELGFRTLEEAVGHAELLDTAAAVDHWKAQGLDLAPLFHVPDLPEGAVRHQLIEQDHGLEKALDNELIELAADALGAASAEAAQPVRAQVAIRNINRTVGTMLGHAVTKKFGGAGLPDDTIDITFTGSAGQSFGAFVPRGVTLRLEGDANDYVGKGLSGGRIVVRPDRGADHLAEYSTIAGNTIAYGATGGEMFLRGRTGERFCVRNSGALVVSEGVGDHGCEYMTGGHAVVLGETGRNFAAGMSGGVAYVIDLDRDNVNSGNLSAVEALDDTDKAWLHDVVRRHHEETGSTVAEKLLAEWSVAVDRFSKIIPTTYKAVLAAKDAAERAGLSETETTEKMMEAATNG; this is translated from the coding sequence ATGCGTTCCGACGCCTGGTCGCCCATGGACGGTCGCCCCGCCCCGCAGGGGATGTACGACCCCCGCAACGAGCACGACGCCTGCGGCGTCGGGTTCGTGGCCACCCTCACCGGTGTTCCCAGCCACGAGCTGGTCGAGCAGGCGCTGACCGTACTGCGCAACCTGGAGCACCGCGGCGCGACCGGCTCGGAGCCCGACTCCGGTGACGGCGCCGGCATCCTCCTCCAGGTCCCGGACGCCTTCCTGCGCGAGGTCGCCGGCTTCGAACTGCCCGAGGCGGGCGCGTACGCCGTCGGAACGGGCTTCCTCCCCGAGGGCTCCGAGGCCACCGCCGTCCCGCAGATCGAGACGATCGCCGCCGAGGAGGGCCTCACGGTCCTCGGCTGGCGCGAGGTCCCCGTCACCCCCGAGCTGCTCGGCGCCACCGCCCGCTCGACCATGCCGGCCTTCCGCCAGCTCTTCGTGGCCGACGGCGAGAACAGCGGCATCGCCCTCGACCGCAAGGCGTTCGCGCTGCGCAAGCGCGCCGAGCGCGAGGCCGGGGTGTACTTCCCGTCGCTGTCCGCCCGCACCCTCGTCTACAAGGGCATGCTCACCACGGGCCAGCTGGAGCCGTTCTTCCCGGACCTCTCCGACCGCCGGCTCGCCTCCGCCGTGGCGCTCGTCCACTCCCGGTTCTCCACCAACACCTTCCCGAGCTGGCCGCTCGCCCACCCCTACCGGTTCGTCGCCCACAACGGTGAGATCAACACCGTCAAGGGCAACCGCAACTGGATGCGGGCCCGTGAGTCGCAGCTGGCCACCGGGCTGTTCGGCGAGGCGTCCCTGGAGCGGATCTTCCCGGTCTGCACCCCCGACGCCTCCGACTCCGCCTCCTTCGACGAGGTCCTGGAGCTGCTGCACCTCGGCGGGCGGTCCCTGCCGCACGCCGTGCTGATGATGGTCCCCGAGGCGTGGGAGAACCACGACTCCATGGACCCGGCCCGGCGCGCCTTCTACCAGTACCACTCCACGATGATGGAGCCCTGGGACGGCCCCGCCTGCGTCACCTTCACCGACGGCGTCCAGGTCGGCGCGGTCCTCGACCGCAACGGTCTGCGCCCCGGCCGCTACTGGGTCACCGACGACGGCCTCGTCGTCCTCTCCTCCGAGGTCGGCGTCCTCGACATCGACCCCTCCAAGGTCGTCCGCAAGGGCCGCCTCCAGCCCGGCAAGATGTTCCTCGTCGACACCGCCGAGCACCGCATCATCGAGGACGACGAGATCAAGGCCGCCCTGGCCGCCGAGCACCCGTACCAGGAGTGGCTGGAGACCGGGATCATCGAGCTGGGCGACCTGCCCGAGCGCGAGCACATCGTCCACACCCACGCCTCGGTCACCCGCCGCCAGCAGACCTTCGGCTACACCGAGGAGGAGCTGCGCGTCATCCTCGCGCCGATGGCCCGCACCGGCGCCGAGCCGATCGGCTCCATGGGCACGGACTCGCCGATCGCCGCGCTCTCCGAGCGGCCGCGCCTGCTCTTCGACTACTTCACCCAGCTGTTCGCGCAGGTCACCAACCCGCCGCTGGACGCCATCCGCGAGGAACTGGTCACCTCGCTGCACTCCTCGCTCGGCCCCCAGGGCAACCTGCTGGAGCCGACCGCCGCGTCCTGCCGCAGCGTCACCCTGCCGTTCCCGGTCATCGACAACGACGAGCTGGCCAAGCTCATCCACATCAACGCCGACGGCGACATGCCCGGCATGACCGCCGTCACCCTCTCCGGTCTCTACCGGGTCTCCGGCGGCGGCGACGCCCTCGCCGCCCGCATCGAGGAGATCTGCGCCGAGGCCGACGCCGCCATCGAGGACGGCGCCCGGCTGATCGTCCTGTCCGACCGGCACTCCGACGCCGAGCACGCCCCGATCCCGTCGCTGCTGCTCACCGCTGCCGTCCACCACCACCTCATCCGCACCAAGCAGCGCACCAAGGTGGGCCTGCTGGTCGAGGCCGGCGACGTCCGCGAGGTGCACCACGTGGCGCTCCTCATCGGCTACGGCGCCGCCGCCGTCAACCCGTACCTCGCCATGGAGTCCGTCGAGGACCTGCTGCGCGCCGGTACGTTCATCGAGGGCATCGAGCCCGAGAAGGCCATCCGCAACCTCATTTACGCCCTCGGCAAGGGCGTGCTGAAGGTCATGTCGAAGATGGGCATCTCGACCGTCGCCTCCTACCGCGGCGCCCAGGTCTTCGAGGCCGTCGGCCTCGACCAGGCCTTCGTCGACACGTACTTCAACGGCACCGCCAGCAAGATCGGCGGCGCGGGGATCGACGTCGTCGCCAAGGAGGTCGCCGCCCGCCACGCCAAGGCGTACCCGGCCAGCGGCATCGCGCCCGCCCACCGCGCCCTGGAGATCGGCGGCGAGTACCAGTGGCGCCGCGAGGGCGAGCCGCACCTGTTCGACCCCGAGACGGTCTTCCGCCTCCAGCACGCCACGCGCGCCAAGCGGTACGACATCTTCAAGAAGTACACGGAGCGCGTGAACGAGCAGTCCGAGCGGCTGATGACGCTGCGCGGCCTGTTCGGCTTCAAGTCGGACCGCCCGTCGATCTCCCTCGACGAGGTCGAGCCGGTCTCCGAGATCGTCAAGCGGTTCTCCACCGGCGCCATGTCGTACGGCTCCATCTCCCGCGAGGCGCACGAGACCCTCGCCATCGCCATGAACCAGCTGGGCGGCAAGTCCAACACCGGTGAGGGCGGCGAGGACCCGGAGCGCCTGTACGACCCGGCGCGCCGGTCCAGCATCAAGCAGGTCGCCTCCGGCCGCTTCGGTGTGACCTCCGAGTACCTGGTCAACGCCGACGACATCCAGATCAAGATGGCCCAGGGCGCCAAGCCCGGCGAGGGCGGCCAGCTGCCCGGCCACAAGGTCTACCCGTGGGTCGCCAAGACGCGTCACTCCACGCCCGGCGTCGGCCTGATCTCCCCGCCGCCGCACCACGACATCTACTCCATCGAGGACCTGGCGCAGCTGATCCACGACCTCAAGAACGCCAACCCGGCGGCCCGCATCCACGTGAAGCTGGTCTCCGAGGTCGGTGTCGGCACGGTCGCGGCCGGTGTGTCCAAGGCCCACGCGGACGTCGTGCTCATCTCCGGCCACGACGGCGGCACGGGCGCGTCCCCGCTGACGTCGCTCAAGCACGCCGGCGGCCCCTGGGAGCTGGGCCTCGCCGAGACCCAGCAGACCCTGCTGCTCAACGGGCTGCGCGACCGGATCGTCGTCCAGACCGACGGCCAGCTCAAGACCGGCCGCGACGTGATCATCGCCGCGCTGCTCGGCGCCGAGGAGTTCGGTTTCGCGACCGCGCCGCTCGTCGTCTCCGGCTGCGTCATGATGCGCGTCTGCCACCTGGACACCTGCCCGGTCGGCATCGCCACGCAGAACCCGGTGCTGCGCGAGCGGTTCTCCGGCAAGGCCGAGTTCGTCGTCAACTTCTTCGAGTTCATCGCCGAAGAGGTCCGCGAGCTGCTGGCCGAGCTGGGCTTCCGCACCCTGGAGGAGGCCGTCGGTCACGCCGAACTCCTCGACACCGCCGCCGCCGTGGACCACTGGAAGGCCCAGGGCCTGGACCTGGCCCCGCTGTTCCACGTCCCGGACCTGCCCGAGGGCGCCGTGCGCCACCAGCTGATCGAGCAGGACCACGGCCTGGAGAAGGCGCTCGACAACGAGCTGATCGAGCTGGCCGCCGACGCGCTCGGCGCCGCCTCCGCCGAGGCGGCCCAGCCGGTCCGCGCCCAGGTCGCGATCCGCAACATCAACCGGACGGTCGGCACGATGCTCGGCCACGCGGTGACGAAGAAGTTCGGTGGCGCGGGCCTGCCCGACGACACCATCGACATCACCTTCACCGGCTCGGCCGGCCAGTCCTTCGGCGCGTTCGTGCCGCGCGGCGTGACCCTGCGCCTGGAGGGCGACGCCAACGACTACGTCGGCAAGGGCCTGTCCGGCGGCCGGATCGTGGTCCGCCCGGACCGCGGCGCCGACCACCTGGCCGAGTACTCGACCATCGCCGGCAACACCATCGCGTACGGCGCGACCGGCGGCGAGATGTTCCTGCGCGGCCGCACCGGCGAGCGCTTCTGCGTCCGCAACTCCGGCGCGCTGGTCGTCTCCGAGGGCGTCGGCGACCACGGCTGCGAATACATGACCGGCGGCCACGCGGTCGTGCTCGGCGAGACCGGGCGCAACTTCGCGGCCGGCATGTCCGGCGGTGTCGCGTACGTCATCGACCTCGACCGGGACAACGTCAACTCCGGCAACCTGTCGGCGGTCGAGGCCCTGGACGACACCGACAAGGCGTGGCTGCACGACGTGGTGCGCCGCCACCACGAGGAGACCGGCTCCACCGTCGCCGAGAAGCTCCTCGCCGAGTGGTCCGTCGCCGTGGACCGCTTCAGCAAGATCATCCCGACCACGTACAAGGCAGTGCTCGCCGCCAAGGACGCCGCCGAGCGGGCCGGTCTCTCCGAGACCGAGACCACCGAGAAGATGATGGAGGCGGCGACCAATGGCTGA
- a CDS encoding glutamate synthase subunit beta, translating into MADPKGFLTTGREVAKTRPVSERVKDWNEVYVPGSLLPIISKQASRCMDCGIPFCHNGCPLGNLIPEWNDFAYREDWGAAYERLHATNNFPEFTGRLCPAPCEAACVLGINQPAVTIKNVEVSIIDKAWESGNVAPQPPERLSGKTVAVIGSGPAGLAAAQQLTRAGHTVAVYERADRIGGLLRYGIPEFKMEKRHINRRIEQMRAEGTRFRTGIEIGRDLKATDLRKRYDAVVIAAGATTARDLPVPGRELKGIHQAMEYLPLANKVQEGDFVTPPITAEGKHVVVIGGGDTGADCVGTAHRQGAASVTQLEIMPQPGEERAPHQPWPTFPMLYKVTSAHEEGGERVYSVSTTHFEGDEDGNVQFLHLVEVEFVDGKLTQKPGTERRIPAQLVTLAMGFTGTDVQNGLVDQFGLELDERGNIARDADFRTNVDGVFVAGDAGRGQSLIVWAIAEGRSAARGVDRYLTGASELPAPIRPTDRALTV; encoded by the coding sequence ATGGCTGACCCCAAGGGCTTCCTGACCACCGGCCGTGAGGTCGCCAAGACCCGCCCGGTGAGCGAGCGCGTCAAGGACTGGAACGAGGTCTACGTCCCCGGCTCCCTGCTGCCGATCATCAGCAAGCAGGCGTCGCGGTGCATGGACTGCGGCATCCCCTTCTGCCACAACGGCTGCCCGCTCGGGAACCTCATCCCCGAGTGGAACGACTTCGCCTACCGCGAGGACTGGGGCGCGGCGTACGAGCGGCTGCACGCCACGAACAACTTCCCGGAGTTCACCGGGCGGCTGTGCCCCGCGCCCTGCGAGGCGGCGTGCGTGCTCGGCATCAACCAGCCGGCCGTCACCATCAAGAACGTCGAGGTCTCGATCATCGACAAGGCCTGGGAGTCCGGCAACGTGGCGCCCCAGCCCCCGGAGCGGCTGTCCGGCAAGACCGTCGCCGTCATCGGCTCCGGCCCGGCGGGCCTCGCCGCCGCGCAGCAGCTGACCCGGGCCGGCCACACGGTCGCCGTGTACGAGCGCGCCGACCGCATCGGCGGCCTGCTGCGCTACGGCATCCCCGAGTTCAAGATGGAGAAGCGGCACATCAACCGGCGCATCGAGCAGATGCGCGCGGAGGGCACCCGATTCCGCACCGGCATCGAGATCGGCCGCGACCTCAAGGCCACGGACCTGCGCAAGCGGTACGACGCCGTCGTCATCGCCGCCGGCGCCACCACGGCCCGCGACCTGCCCGTGCCGGGCCGCGAACTCAAGGGCATCCACCAGGCGATGGAGTACCTGCCGCTGGCCAACAAGGTCCAGGAGGGCGACTTCGTCACCCCGCCGATCACGGCCGAGGGCAAGCACGTCGTCGTCATCGGCGGCGGCGACACCGGCGCCGACTGCGTGGGCACCGCCCACCGCCAGGGCGCGGCCTCCGTCACCCAGCTGGAGATCATGCCCCAGCCCGGCGAGGAGCGGGCGCCGCACCAGCCGTGGCCGACCTTCCCCATGCTGTACAAGGTCACCTCGGCCCACGAGGAGGGCGGCGAGCGCGTCTATTCGGTGTCCACGACCCACTTCGAGGGCGACGAGGACGGCAACGTCCAGTTCCTGCACCTCGTCGAGGTCGAGTTCGTCGACGGCAAGCTGACGCAGAAGCCCGGCACCGAGCGGAGGATCCCGGCCCAGCTGGTCACGCTCGCCATGGGCTTCACCGGCACGGACGTCCAGAACGGCCTGGTCGACCAGTTCGGCCTGGAACTCGACGAACGCGGTAATATCGCCCGCGACGCCGACTTCCGGACCAACGTCGACGGCGTGTTCGTCGCGGGCGACGCCGGCCGCGGCCAGTCGCTCATCGTGTGGGCCATCGCCGAGGGCCGCTCCGCGGCACGCGGCGTGGACCGCTACCTGACGGGTGCCAGCGAGCTGCCGGCCCCGATCCGCCCGACGGACCGCGCACTCACGGTCTGA
- a CDS encoding inositol monophosphatase family protein has translation MPNAAPDADGPFATERRVAVAAAEATGPLLRGHFADARTLRTKGGNGDVVTDLDLAAERLILARLRRHFPHDRILSEEAGLLGAAPTTDCRTWLVDPLDGSNNVAIGLPAYVVGVALCVGDSPVVGVVHEPLTGRTWHAVTGQGAHTADGAPLPGPPGDVPPPGPVLAWTQGHAVDRGDPTALALRGALEQGCRRVLQLWAPLLGWALLARGTIDGFVGYRAEAVDLPAGALLAAEAGVELRTLDGAPFHPGFTGPATTRSYVAARADTLTYVLDRVAAALHPQR, from the coding sequence ATGCCGAACGCCGCCCCTGACGCGGACGGGCCCTTCGCCACCGAGCGGCGCGTCGCCGTCGCCGCGGCCGAGGCCACCGGACCGCTGCTGCGCGGCCACTTCGCCGACGCCCGCACCCTGCGCACCAAGGGCGGCAACGGCGACGTCGTCACCGACCTGGACCTCGCCGCCGAGCGGCTCATCCTCGCCCGGTTGCGCCGCCACTTCCCGCACGACCGGATCCTCTCCGAGGAAGCCGGGCTGCTGGGCGCCGCCCCCACCACGGACTGCCGCACCTGGCTCGTCGACCCCCTGGACGGCAGCAACAACGTGGCCATCGGCCTCCCCGCGTACGTCGTCGGCGTCGCCCTCTGCGTCGGCGACAGCCCCGTCGTCGGCGTCGTCCACGAACCCCTCACCGGCCGTACCTGGCACGCCGTCACCGGGCAGGGCGCCCACACCGCCGACGGCGCCCCGCTGCCCGGCCCGCCCGGCGACGTCCCGCCCCCCGGGCCCGTCCTCGCCTGGACCCAGGGGCACGCCGTGGACCGCGGCGACCCCACGGCACTCGCCCTGCGCGGCGCCCTGGAACAGGGCTGCCGCCGCGTCCTCCAGCTGTGGGCGCCGCTCCTCGGCTGGGCCCTGCTCGCGCGTGGCACCATTGACGGCTTCGTGGGCTACCGCGCCGAGGCCGTCGACCTGCCCGCCGGCGCCCTGCTCGCCGCCGAGGCGGGCGTGGAGCTGCGCACCCTGGACGGCGCGCCCTTCCACCCCGGCTTCACCGGCCCGGCCACCACCCGCAGCTACGTCGCCGCCCGCGCGGACACCCTCACCTACGTCCTGGACCGGGTCGCGGCGGCCCTGCACCCGCAGCGGTGA
- a CDS encoding SLC13 family permease gives MTSTLLGRLHPLDWLAAALLALGVLAVATGLLPTGPASDVLARIGPLLVFLATVIVLAELTGKAEVFDVVATWVARAGQGSYVLLFAWCVVFASVTTITLNLDTTAVLLTPVMLALASRVGIAAVPLAMTTVWLANTASLLLPVSNLTNLLAADRVALSPSRMAAVMWAPQLAAIAATMACLWVFYWRRGRRGAARYTPPERPRPADPVLTRVCAVACGGFLVALLVADVPLWAASATAALVVVVAFAVRRREELRPSLVPWRLLVLVPGMFLVVETVSAHGLHEILARLIGAGEGPWGVLRTALVGAGFSNALNNLPAYVASEAVVPAGNHEQLLGLLIGVNVGPLVTPWASLATLLWFERCRWHGTRIALGRFMSTSLVLSATGVLAATAALAVTV, from the coding sequence GTGACTTCGACTCTCCTCGGACGCCTGCACCCGCTGGACTGGCTCGCCGCCGCGCTGCTCGCGCTGGGGGTGCTCGCGGTCGCGACCGGTCTGCTGCCCACGGGGCCCGCCTCGGACGTGCTGGCGCGGATCGGTCCGCTGCTGGTGTTCCTCGCGACGGTGATCGTGCTGGCGGAGCTGACGGGGAAGGCGGAGGTCTTCGACGTCGTGGCCACGTGGGTGGCGCGGGCCGGGCAGGGCAGTTATGTGCTGCTGTTCGCCTGGTGCGTGGTCTTCGCGTCGGTCACTACGATCACACTGAACCTGGACACGACGGCGGTGCTGCTGACGCCGGTGATGCTGGCGCTGGCGTCCCGGGTGGGCATCGCGGCGGTGCCGCTGGCGATGACGACGGTGTGGCTGGCCAATACGGCGAGCCTGCTGCTCCCCGTGTCGAACCTGACGAACCTGCTGGCCGCGGACCGGGTGGCGCTGTCGCCGTCGCGGATGGCGGCGGTGATGTGGGCGCCCCAACTGGCGGCGATCGCCGCGACGATGGCGTGCCTGTGGGTGTTCTACTGGCGGCGGGGGCGGCGCGGCGCGGCGCGCTACACGCCGCCGGAGCGGCCCCGCCCGGCCGATCCGGTGCTGACGCGGGTGTGCGCGGTGGCGTGCGGCGGTTTCCTGGTGGCGCTGCTGGTCGCGGACGTGCCGCTGTGGGCGGCGTCGGCGACGGCGGCGCTGGTGGTCGTGGTGGCGTTCGCGGTACGGCGGCGGGAGGAGCTGCGGCCCTCGCTGGTGCCGTGGCGGCTGCTGGTGCTGGTGCCGGGGATGTTCCTGGTGGTGGAGACGGTCAGCGCGCACGGGCTGCACGAGATACTGGCCCGGCTGATCGGCGCGGGCGAGGGCCCGTGGGGGGTGCTCCGCACGGCGCTGGTGGGTGCGGGGTTCTCCAACGCGCTCAACAACCTGCCGGCGTACGTGGCGAGCGAGGCGGTGGTTCCGGCGGGCAACCACGAGCAGCTGCTGGGCCTGCTGATCGGGGTCAACGTGGGCCCGCTGGTCACACCGTGGGCGTCGCTGGCGACGCTGCTGTGGTTCGAGCGCTGCCGCTGGCACGGCACGCGCATCGCGCTGGGCCGTTTCATGTCGACGAGCCTGGTCCTGTCGGCGACGGGAGTCCTGGCGGCGACCGCGGCCCTGGCGGTGACGGTCTAG